Proteins encoded in a region of the Pseudomonas shahriarae genome:
- the rsmD gene encoding 16S rRNA (guanine(966)-N(2))-methyltransferase RsmD — protein MASPSRPKKPVHNVHNGVGQLRIIGGQWRSRKLSFPDVVGLRPTPDRVRETLFNWLAPYIEGAKVLDPFAGSGALFLESLSRGAALGQALDASNVAVSSLREHLGTLRCTTGHVQTADALRYLETQPASAFDVVFLDPPFNQNLLPTVCALLEERQWLADDAWVYTESETAPSTLGLPGNWRLHREQKSGRVYYALWQRTVQTAD, from the coding sequence ATGGCTAGTCCATCCCGCCCTAAAAAACCTGTCCATAACGTGCATAACGGTGTGGGCCAGCTGCGCATCATTGGCGGCCAATGGCGCAGCCGCAAGCTGAGCTTCCCCGATGTCGTGGGCCTGCGCCCGACCCCGGACCGGGTCCGCGAAACCCTGTTCAACTGGCTCGCGCCGTACATCGAAGGGGCCAAGGTGCTTGACCCGTTCGCCGGCAGCGGCGCGCTGTTCCTCGAGTCCCTGTCCCGTGGCGCCGCCCTGGGCCAGGCGCTGGACGCGAGCAACGTGGCGGTTTCCAGCCTGCGCGAACACCTGGGCACCCTGCGTTGCACCACCGGTCACGTCCAAACCGCCGATGCCCTGCGCTACCTGGAAACCCAGCCAGCCAGTGCATTCGACGTGGTGTTCCTCGACCCGCCGTTCAACCAGAACCTGTTGCCAACCGTCTGCGCGCTGCTGGAAGAGCGCCAGTGGCTGGCCGATGACGCCTGGGTCTACACCGAAAGCGAAACCGCGCCGTCGACCCTGGGCCTGCCGGGCAACTGGCGCCTGCACCGCGAACAAAAATCCGGGCGGGTGTATTACGCGTTGTGGCAACGTACGGTCCAGACCGCTGACTAA
- a CDS encoding hydrolase, translating to MPQPSHRFTPAFGLGNPHLQTLWGPLWRPTTHLERQRERLWLEDGDFLDLDWHGPHDPHAPLVLVLHGLTGSSNSPYVAGLQKALASQGWASVALNWRGCSGEPNLLARSYHSGASEDLAAAIAHLRAKRPLAPLYAVGYSLGGNVLLKHLGETGDNSGLQGAAAVSVPFRLDQCADRIGLGFSRVYQKHFMREMLGYIRVKQRQFLQDGREEALKTLAELGSLEKMRTFWDFDGRVTAPLHGYLSAEDYYRRASSRYFLGAIRTPTLIIQAADDPFVFAHSLPQASELSDCIEFELQAKGGHVGFVDGSLKQPGYYLERRIPQWLLSQLDK from the coding sequence GTGCCGCAACCCTCCCACCGCTTCACCCCCGCCTTCGGCCTCGGCAACCCTCACCTGCAAACGTTGTGGGGCCCGCTCTGGCGCCCCACCACCCACCTCGAACGCCAACGCGAGCGCCTATGGCTGGAGGATGGCGACTTCCTCGACCTCGACTGGCACGGCCCCCACGACCCGCATGCGCCCCTGGTACTGGTGCTGCATGGGCTGACCGGCTCGTCCAATTCGCCCTACGTCGCCGGCCTGCAAAAAGCCCTGGCCAGTCAGGGCTGGGCCAGTGTCGCGTTGAATTGGCGTGGTTGTTCCGGCGAACCCAACCTGCTGGCCCGCAGTTATCACTCCGGGGCCAGTGAAGACCTGGCGGCCGCCATCGCGCACCTGCGGGCCAAGCGCCCATTGGCGCCGCTGTATGCCGTGGGTTACTCCCTGGGCGGCAATGTGTTGCTCAAGCACTTGGGCGAAACCGGCGACAACTCCGGCCTGCAAGGCGCGGCCGCGGTGTCGGTACCATTTCGCCTGGACCAGTGCGCCGACCGTATCGGCCTGGGCTTTTCACGGGTCTATCAGAAGCACTTCATGCGCGAGATGCTCGGCTATATCCGGGTCAAGCAGCGCCAATTCCTACAGGATGGTCGCGAAGAAGCACTGAAAACCCTGGCCGAGCTGGGCTCCCTGGAAAAGATGCGCACGTTCTGGGATTTCGATGGGCGCGTCACTGCGCCACTGCATGGCTACCTGAGTGCCGAGGACTATTACCGGCGGGCGTCGAGCCGTTACTTCCTCGGGGCGATTCGCACACCGACGCTGATCATCCAGGCGGCAGATGATCCTTTTGTGTTTGCCCACAGCCTGCCCCAGGCCAGTGAACTGTCGGACTGCATCGAGTTTGAATTGCAGGCCAAGGGCGGTCACGTGGGGTTTGTCGATGGTTCGCTGAAACAGCCCGGGTACTACCTGGAGCGGCGGATCCCGCAATGGCTGCTGTCTCAACTCGATAAATAA
- a CDS encoding sulfurtransferase — translation MPLAQLISPQQLAERQQHAGLVILDCRFVLEDPDYGRCSYAEGHIEGAQYADLERHLSGPVTKGVTGRHPLPAPEALVQQLRAWGIHADSEIVLYDDGPGAYAARAWWLLAWLGKRDGVSILDGGLKAWHSAGFPLSLDAPGTEPGTFAGTADYDLLLDAEHLQKRLGQPGLTLIDARALPRFRGEVEPIDPIAGHIPGAQCAAFSENLGSDGRFLPVEQLKQRFADKLQGRSPNELVAYCGSGVTACHNLFALSLAGYPLGKLYAGSWSEWINDPQRAIATGD, via the coding sequence ATGCCGCTTGCACAACTGATCAGCCCGCAACAACTGGCCGAGCGCCAGCAGCACGCAGGCTTAGTCATCCTCGATTGCCGGTTTGTCCTGGAAGACCCGGATTACGGGCGTTGCAGCTATGCCGAAGGGCATATCGAGGGGGCACAGTATGCCGATCTGGAACGCCACCTCAGCGGGCCGGTGACTAAAGGCGTGACTGGACGCCATCCGCTGCCGGCACCCGAGGCGCTGGTCCAGCAGTTGCGGGCCTGGGGCATCCATGCCGACAGCGAAATCGTGCTGTATGACGATGGTCCTGGCGCATATGCCGCCCGTGCCTGGTGGCTGCTGGCCTGGTTGGGCAAGCGCGACGGGGTGTCGATCCTCGATGGTGGCCTGAAGGCCTGGCACAGCGCCGGTTTCCCTTTGAGCCTGGATGCGCCGGGCACCGAGCCGGGGACCTTTGCTGGCACTGCCGACTACGACCTGCTACTGGACGCAGAGCACCTGCAAAAACGCCTGGGCCAGCCGGGCCTGACACTGATCGACGCCCGGGCCTTGCCGCGCTTTCGCGGTGAGGTGGAACCCATCGACCCGATTGCCGGGCATATTCCCGGCGCGCAATGTGCGGCGTTCAGCGAGAACCTGGGCAGTGACGGGCGCTTCTTGCCGGTGGAGCAGCTCAAGCAGCGGTTTGCCGACAAGCTGCAAGGTCGTTCGCCGAATGAGTTGGTGGCGTATTGCGGCTCGGGCGTGACGGCGTGTCACAACCTGTTTGCCCTGAGCCTGGCGGGGTATCCGTTGGGCAAGTTGTATGCGGGGTCGTGGAGTGAGTGGATCAATGATCCGCAGCGGGCAATTGCTACTGGCGACTGA
- a CDS encoding TetR/AcrR family transcriptional regulator codes for MAPRVKTSERIVQTSLELFNQQGERSISTNHIAAHMEISPGNLYYHFPNKQAIIAVLFREYEALVDSFLRPPQGRAMVVEDKRFYLQAVLAGMWRYRFLHRDLEHLLESDPELATGYRRFSQRCLIQGGAIYRGFVEAGILNMDPVQTEALTLNAWIILTSWVRFLCTTNENSAHLSAEAIKRGVYQVLVLEAGFITPQAKEAVDALFKEFYVPLSQALEEVK; via the coding sequence ATGGCACCACGAGTAAAGACCAGCGAACGCATCGTGCAAACCAGCCTGGAGTTGTTCAACCAGCAGGGCGAGCGCAGCATCAGCACCAACCATATTGCCGCCCATATGGAAATATCCCCGGGCAACCTGTACTACCACTTCCCGAACAAGCAGGCGATTATCGCGGTGCTGTTTCGCGAGTATGAAGCCCTGGTGGACAGCTTCCTGCGCCCGCCCCAGGGGCGCGCCATGGTGGTCGAAGACAAGCGTTTCTACCTGCAGGCGGTACTGGCCGGCATGTGGCGCTACCGTTTTTTGCACCGTGACCTTGAGCATCTGCTGGAGAGCGACCCGGAGCTGGCCACCGGCTACCGGCGTTTCTCCCAGCGCTGCCTGATTCAGGGCGGCGCGATTTACCGGGGGTTTGTCGAGGCCGGGATCCTGAACATGGACCCGGTGCAGACCGAAGCCCTGACCCTCAATGCCTGGATTATCCTCACCTCCTGGGTGCGCTTTTTGTGCACCACCAACGAGAACTCCGCACACCTGAGCGCCGAGGCGATCAAGCGCGGGGTCTACCAGGTGCTGGTGCTGGAGGCGGGGTTTATCACGCCACAGGCCAAAGAAGCCGTGGACGCGTTGTTCAAGGAATTTTACGTGCCGTTAAGTCAGGCACTGGAAGAAGTGAAGTAG
- a CDS encoding coniferyl aldehyde dehydrogenase, with the protein MSANVAYLQDSQALDQLQDLFAAQRRAYAANPMPPAAQRQQWLKALRDLLSDERQALIEAISNDFSHRSADETLFAELMPSLHGIHYASKHLKGWMKPSRRAVGIAFQPASAKVIYQPLGVIGVIVPWNYPLYLAIGPLVGALAAGNRVMLKLSESTPATGQLLKTLLAQIFPDDLVCVVLGEAEVGMAFSKLPFDHLLFTGATSIGKHVMRAAAEHLTPVTLELGGKSPAIVSADVPLKDAAERIAFGKALNAGQTCVAPDYVLVPEDRVDGFVEAYTQAVRGFYPTLADNPDYTAIINERQLARLNAYIKDATDKGATLLPLYDQGQARRMAHSLLLNVSDEMTVMQDEIFGPVLPIVPYRGIDQAFAYINQRPRPLALYYFGYNKAEQNRVLHETHSGGVCLNDTLLHVAQDDMPFGGIGPSGMGHYHGHEGFLTFSKAKGVLIKQRLNAAKLIYPPYGKAIQKLIQKLFVR; encoded by the coding sequence ATGTCTGCCAATGTTGCCTACCTGCAAGATTCCCAGGCGCTGGACCAGCTCCAGGACCTGTTCGCTGCCCAGCGCCGCGCCTACGCGGCCAACCCGATGCCGCCAGCGGCGCAGCGCCAGCAGTGGCTCAAGGCATTGCGTGACCTGCTCAGCGATGAGCGCCAGGCGCTGATCGAGGCCATCAGCAACGATTTCAGCCATCGCAGCGCCGATGAAACCCTATTCGCCGAACTGATGCCCAGCCTGCACGGCATTCACTACGCCAGCAAACACCTCAAAGGCTGGATGAAACCATCGCGCCGCGCTGTAGGTATAGCCTTCCAGCCGGCATCTGCCAAAGTGATCTATCAGCCCCTGGGCGTTATCGGGGTGATCGTGCCCTGGAACTACCCGCTGTACCTGGCCATAGGGCCGTTGGTCGGCGCGCTGGCGGCGGGTAACCGGGTGATGCTCAAGCTCAGCGAATCCACCCCCGCCACCGGCCAACTGCTCAAGACCCTGCTGGCGCAAATTTTCCCCGACGACCTGGTGTGCGTGGTGCTCGGCGAAGCCGAAGTGGGCATGGCGTTCTCCAAGCTGCCGTTCGATCACCTGCTGTTCACCGGGGCCACCAGCATCGGCAAGCATGTGATGCGCGCCGCCGCCGAGCACCTGACCCCAGTCACCCTGGAGCTGGGCGGCAAATCCCCAGCCATTGTCTCGGCCGATGTACCACTCAAAGACGCCGCCGAACGGATCGCATTCGGCAAGGCGCTGAATGCCGGGCAAACCTGTGTGGCGCCGGACTACGTGCTGGTTCCCGAAGACCGGGTGGACGGTTTCGTCGAGGCCTACACCCAGGCGGTACGCGGGTTTTATCCGACCCTGGCCGACAACCCGGACTACACCGCAATCATCAACGAGCGACAACTCGCCCGGCTCAATGCCTACATCAAGGACGCCACCGACAAGGGCGCGACCCTGTTGCCGCTCTACGACCAGGGCCAGGCCCGGCGCATGGCCCATAGCCTGCTGCTGAATGTCAGCGATGAGATGACCGTGATGCAGGACGAGATTTTCGGCCCGGTGCTGCCCATCGTGCCCTATCGCGGCATCGACCAGGCCTTTGCCTACATCAACCAGCGCCCGCGCCCGCTGGCGTTGTATTACTTCGGCTACAACAAGGCCGAACAGAATCGCGTACTCCACGAAACCCATTCCGGCGGCGTGTGCCTGAACGACACCCTGCTGCATGTGGCCCAGGACGATATGCCGTTTGGCGGCATCGGCCCGTCGGGTATGGGCCACTACCATGGCCATGAGGGTTTTCTCACCTTCAGCAAGGCCAAGGGGGTGCTGATCAAGCAGCGCCTGAATGCGGCCAAGCTGATTTACCCGCCGTATGGCAAAGCCATCCAGAAACTGATCCAGAAGCTGTTCGTGCGCTAA
- a CDS encoding GMC family oxidoreductase: protein MPVPDVFRDGMARGWKTHNGAALDQDLVLEADVAIIGSGAGGGTTAEILSAAGYKVLLIEEGPLKTSSDFKLLEDEAYASLYQEGIGRMSKDGAITILQGRAVGGTTLINWTSSFRTPDPTLAHWASEYAVKGHSSAEMAPWFEKMEQRLGIAPWALPPNPNNDVIRKGCEKLGYSWHVIPRNVRGCFNLGYCGMGCPVNAKQSMLVTTIPSTLEQGGELLYLARAERLKFSGDTITSLECVAMDSRCVAPTGRKITVKAKHYVLAGGGINSPALLMRSDAPDPHSRLGKRTFLHLVNFSAGLFDEVINPFYGAPQSIYSDHFQWQDGTTGKMSYKLEAPPLHPALASTLFGGYGTQNALDMSQLPKTHAMLALLRDGFHPDSQGGSVGLRGDGTPVLDYEVSPYAWDGLRRAFHSMAEIQFAAGAKSVKPLHHDARYVSTLAEARSLIDGLNLELHRTCLGSAHVMGGCAMGEEPKNAVADSLGRHHQLRNLSIHDGSLFPTSIGANPQLSVYGLTAQLATALAERLKTA, encoded by the coding sequence ATGCCCGTACCTGATGTGTTCCGCGATGGCATGGCCCGCGGCTGGAAGACCCATAACGGCGCCGCCCTCGACCAGGACCTGGTGCTGGAGGCCGATGTCGCGATCATCGGCAGCGGCGCAGGCGGTGGCACCACCGCAGAAATCCTCAGCGCCGCTGGCTACAAAGTGCTGTTGATCGAAGAAGGCCCGCTCAAGACCAGCAGCGATTTCAAGCTGCTGGAAGACGAGGCCTACGCCAGCCTGTATCAGGAAGGCATCGGGCGCATGAGCAAGGACGGCGCCATCACCATCCTGCAGGGCCGCGCCGTGGGCGGCACCACGCTGATCAACTGGACCTCGAGCTTTCGCACGCCCGACCCGACCCTGGCTCACTGGGCCAGCGAGTACGCGGTCAAGGGCCACAGCAGCGCCGAGATGGCGCCGTGGTTTGAAAAGATGGAGCAGCGCCTGGGCATCGCACCCTGGGCCCTGCCGCCCAACCCCAACAACGATGTGATCCGCAAAGGCTGCGAAAAGCTCGGCTACAGCTGGCATGTGATCCCGCGCAACGTGCGCGGCTGCTTCAACCTGGGCTATTGCGGCATGGGCTGCCCGGTCAACGCCAAGCAATCAATGCTGGTGACCACCATTCCCTCGACCCTGGAGCAAGGCGGCGAGTTGCTCTACCTGGCCCGCGCCGAGCGCTTGAAGTTCAGTGGCGATACCATCACCAGCCTCGAATGCGTGGCCATGGACTCCCGTTGCGTCGCGCCCACCGGCCGCAAGATCACGGTCAAAGCCAAGCATTACGTGCTGGCCGGCGGCGGCATCAACAGCCCGGCGCTGTTGATGCGCTCGGACGCACCCGACCCGCATTCGCGCCTGGGCAAGCGCACCTTCCTGCATCTGGTGAATTTTTCCGCGGGGCTGTTCGATGAGGTGATCAACCCGTTCTACGGCGCGCCGCAGTCGATCTACTCCGACCACTTCCAATGGCAGGACGGCACCACCGGTAAAATGTCCTACAAGCTCGAAGCGCCACCCTTGCACCCGGCGCTGGCCAGCACGTTGTTCGGGGGGTATGGCACGCAAAACGCCCTGGACATGAGCCAGTTGCCCAAGACCCACGCGATGCTGGCGCTGCTGCGGGACGGCTTCCACCCCGACAGCCAGGGCGGCAGCGTCGGCCTGCGCGGCGATGGCACGCCGGTGCTCGACTATGAGGTCTCGCCCTACGCCTGGGACGGCCTGCGCCGGGCGTTTCATAGCATGGCCGAGATCCAGTTCGCCGCCGGCGCCAAGTCGGTCAAGCCACTGCACCACGATGCGCGCTACGTCAGCACACTGGCCGAGGCCCGCAGCCTGATCGACGGCCTGAACCTGGAGCTGCATCGCACCTGCCTGGGCAGCGCCCATGTGATGGGCGGTTGCGCCATGGGCGAAGAGCCGAAAAATGCCGTGGCCGACAGCCTTGGCCGGCATCACCAACTGCGCAACCTGTCGATCCACGATGGCTCGCTGTTCCCCACCAGTATCGGCGCCAACCCCCAGCTTTCGGTGTACGGCCTGACCGCGCAACTGGCGACGGCGCTGGCCGAACGTCTGAAAACAGCATGA
- the coaD gene encoding pantetheine-phosphate adenylyltransferase: protein MNRVLYPGTFDPITKGHGDLVERASRLFDHVIIAVAASPKKNPLFPLEQRVELAREVTKHLPNVEVVGFSTLLAHFAKEQNANVFLRGLRAVSDFEYEFQLANMNRQLAPDVESLFLTPSERYSFISSTLVREIAALGGDITKFVHPAVADALTLRFKK, encoded by the coding sequence ATGAACCGAGTGTTGTACCCAGGTACCTTCGACCCGATTACCAAAGGCCATGGCGATCTGGTCGAACGCGCCTCGCGCTTGTTCGACCATGTGATCATCGCGGTCGCGGCCAGCCCCAAGAAAAACCCGCTGTTTCCCCTGGAACAGCGCGTGGAGTTGGCCCGTGAGGTCACCAAGCACCTGCCTAACGTGGAAGTGGTGGGCTTTTCGACGCTGCTGGCACACTTCGCCAAGGAGCAGAACGCCAATGTATTCCTGCGCGGGCTGCGGGCGGTGTCGGACTTCGAGTATGAATTCCAGCTGGCCAATATGAACCGCCAACTGGCGCCGGACGTTGAGAGCCTGTTTCTTACGCCGTCGGAACGTTATTCGTTCATTTCTTCGACCCTGGTCCGGGAAATCGCGGCATTGGGCGGGGATATCACCAAGTTTGTGCACCCTGCGGTCGCCGATGCGCTGACGCTGCGCTTCAAGAAGTAA
- a CDS encoding YfhL family 4Fe-4S dicluster ferredoxin, whose translation MSLIITDDCINCDVCEPECPNAAISQGEEIYVIDPNLCTQCVGHYDEPQCQQVCPVDCIPLDEAHPETEEQLMEKYRLITGKA comes from the coding sequence ATGTCCCTGATCATCACCGACGATTGCATCAACTGCGACGTCTGCGAACCCGAGTGCCCGAACGCTGCCATTTCCCAGGGTGAAGAGATCTACGTGATCGACCCCAACCTGTGCACCCAGTGTGTCGGCCACTACGACGAACCCCAGTGCCAGCAAGTGTGCCCGGTCGATTGCATCCCCCTGGATGAGGCACACCCTGAGACTGAAGAGCAGTTGATGGAGAAGTACCGGTTGATTACCGGCAAGGCCTGA
- the mutM gene encoding bifunctional DNA-formamidopyrimidine glycosylase/DNA-(apurinic or apyrimidinic site) lyase, whose translation MPELPEVETTRRGIAPHLEGQRVSRVVVRERRLRWPIPEDLDVRLSGQRIVLVERRAKYLLINAEVGTLISHLGMSGNLRLVEVGLPAAKHEHVDIELESGLALRYTDPRRFGAMLWSQDPHNHELLLRLGPEPLTDLFDGERLFQLSRGRSMAVKPFIMDNAVVVGVGNIYATEALFAAGIDPRREAKGISRGRYLKLAIEIKRILAAAIERGGTTLRDFIGGDGQPGYFQQELFVYGRGGEACKVCGSELRNVMLGQRASVFCPKCQS comes from the coding sequence ATGCCTGAGCTGCCAGAAGTCGAAACCACCCGGCGCGGAATTGCGCCGCACCTGGAAGGCCAGCGGGTCAGCCGCGTGGTGGTGCGTGAACGGCGCCTGCGCTGGCCGATCCCCGAAGACCTGGATGTGCGCCTGTCCGGGCAGCGCATCGTGCTGGTGGAGCGGCGGGCCAAGTACCTGCTGATCAACGCCGAAGTCGGCACCTTGATCAGCCACTTGGGCATGTCGGGCAATTTGCGCCTGGTGGAAGTCGGTCTACCGGCAGCCAAGCATGAGCATGTGGACATCGAACTGGAGTCGGGCCTGGCCCTGCGCTACACCGACCCCCGGCGCTTTGGCGCGATGCTCTGGAGCCAGGACCCGCACAACCACGAACTGCTGCTGCGCCTGGGACCGGAGCCGTTGACCGACCTGTTTGATGGCGAGCGCCTGTTCCAGCTGTCCCGTGGGCGCTCGATGGCGGTCAAGCCGTTCATCATGGACAACGCGGTGGTGGTGGGAGTGGGCAATATCTACGCGACCGAGGCGCTGTTTGCCGCCGGGATCGACCCGCGCCGGGAGGCCAAGGGCATTTCCCGTGGGCGTTACCTGAAGCTGGCGATCGAGATCAAACGCATCCTCGCGGCCGCCATCGAGCGCGGCGGTACGACATTGCGCGACTTTATCGGTGGCGATGGGCAGCCGGGGTATTTCCAGCAGGAACTGTTCGTCTACGGCCGGGGTGGCGAGGCGTGCAAGGTCTGCGGGAGCGAATTGCGCAATGTGATGTTGGGGCAGCGGGCGAGTGTGTTTTGCCCCAAGTGCCAGAGCTGA